One window of the Phycodurus eques isolate BA_2022a chromosome 7, UOR_Pequ_1.1, whole genome shotgun sequence genome contains the following:
- the tiparp gene encoding protein mono-ADP-ribosyltransferase TIPARP, translating to MDKTLHILQKSADGVPTGISLDVSLNVDEGEDFTEQSIVGLSDKIPLVKPYFKKKPRKLDAKCLHRALEEPILTTLLSGDMPGDGVFVPRSQAGRTPGNLCAAVAAKQNCIVPVCGLKDTPAATAGTGDVEMADTTAELEETERRGERPKAGIRAAGSTDTITSASRDVPPIVAPQASHQEGAIKSNDLLTHPKPPPTKDCTSLQDAHPLLLQSPQPDKRVLFQNKSEEASLDLVFELLTQLQYHTHQSDSVDICVDFLQGQCVYGSDCAHHHTVLPYHWQIRRSETQTWQSIADESQEQLERLYCNPDNDQVRLKYQGSVFSLDFGAMRVCDLKFDRVRRLTTPPNPLAMPVTNPNPTPSCHTVWKYYCRDNFGWREYSEPVVKLIEKATLRGLKEVRFITLQNQYILNIREGFQQNAMFGFRRQIKKRPMFMSSVMLAPHLETLGGISSSPLPSSSSSSSSMDLTVSHPLSPTTTNPPSLFPETWLPMAVSQDFLQVPVSRDDRSYRTVYSLFHKTVAETKFRIIKILRVQNPFLWEKYKRKKEYMSRRMSEMDRLLSERHLFHGTSVDVVEGICKHNFDPRVCGKHATMFGQGSYFARKAVYSHNFSKRSPKGVHCMFLAKVLTGRFTVGNPSMRRPPPINPRDASSDLYDSCVDNWVDPQIYVIFNDDQSYPYFIIHYEEVPSTVPL from the exons ATGGATAAAACTTTGCACATTCTCCAGAAATCCGCAGACGGTGTACCGACTGGGATCTCGCTGGATGTGAGTTTAAACGTGGACGAAGGGGAGGACTTCACGGAACAATCGATCGTGGGACTCTCGGACAAAATACCTCTGGTGAAACCTTATTTCAAAAAGAAGCCGAGGAAATTAGACGCCAAATGCCTTCACCGCGCCTTGGAGGAGCCCATCCTGACCACTCTGCTCAGCGGCGACATGCCGGGGGACGGCGTGTTCGTGCCGCGGAGTCAGGCTGGACGCACGCCGGGGAACCTGTGCGCGGCGGTCGCCGCTAAACAGAACTGCATCGTCCCGGTGTGTGGCCTCAAAGACACGCCGGCCGCGACAGCGGGCACCGGAGATGTGGAGATGGCCGATACTACTGCGGAGTTGGAGGAGACAGAGCGGCGAGGGGAGCGACCCAAGGCGGGCATCAGGGCTGCGGGGAGCACGGACACAATAACGTCAGCAAGCAGGGATGTACCTCCCATAGTCGCACCCCAGGCTTCTCACCAGGAGGGAGCCATCAAAAGCAATGACCTCTTAACTCACCCCAAACCCCCCCCTACTAAAGACTGCACTTCCCTCCAGGACGCCCACCCCCTACTCCTGCAATCCCCGCAGCCTGACAAAAGAGTGctttttcagaataaaagtgaagaggcctccctcgactTGGTGTTTGAGCTTCTCACCCAGCTTCAGTATCACACACACCAGTCAGACTCCGTGGACATTTGTGTGGATTTCCTCCAAGGACAATGCGTGTATGGCAGTGACTGCGCCCACCACCACACGGTCCTGCCCTACCACTGGCAGATCCGCAGGAGCGAAACTCAGACGTGGCAAAGCATAGCGGATGAGTCCCAGGAACAGCTGGAGCGACTGTACTGCAACCCAGACAATGACCAAGTCAGGCTCAAGTATCA GGGGTCAGTGTTTTCCCTGGACTTTGGAGCCATGCGGGTTTGTGACCTGAAGTTTGACCGTGTCCGCCGGCTGACCACTCCTCCCAATCCTCTCGCCATGCCCGTGACGAACCCAAACCCCACCCCTAGCTGTCACACAGTGTGGAAGTACTACTGCAGAGACAACTTTGGCTGGAGGGAATACTCAGAG CCCGTGGTGAAGCTTATAGAGAAGGCAACTCTCAGGGGTCTCAAGGAGGTGCGATTCATTACACTCCAGAACCAGTATATCCTAAACATCAGGGAGGGCTTCCAGCAGAACGCCATGTTTGGGTTCAGGCGTCAGATCAAGAAGCGGCCCATGTTCATGTCCTCGGTGATGCTCGCACCACACCTCGA GACTTTGGGTGGCATTTCTTCATCTCCGCTGCCCagttcttcctcctcttcctcatcaaTGGATCTCACAGTGTCGCATCCGCTCTCCCCCACGACCACCAACCCGCCGAGCCTTTTCCCTGAGACGTGGTTGCCCATGGCAGTGAGCCAGGACTTCCTGCAGGTGCCCGTGTCCCGAGACGACCGCAGCTACAGGACCGTATACAGTTTGTTCCACAAAACGGTGGCCGAGACCAAGTTCAGGATCATTAAGATACTCCGGGTACAAAACCCCTTCCTCTGGGAGAAGTACAAAAG GAAGAAGGAGTACATGTCCAGGCGTATGTCCGAGATGGACCGGCTGCTGAGCGAGCGTCATCTCTTCCATGGCACCTCAGTAGATGTGGTGGAGGGCATCTGCAAGCACAACTTTGACCCCCGGGTCTGCGGAAAACACGCCACCATGTTCGGCCAGGGGTCCTACTTCGCCCGGAAGGCCGTTTACTCGCACAACTTCTCCAAGCGCTCGCCCAAAGGAGTCCACTGCATGTTCCTGGCCAAAGTGCTCActggcag